Proteins from a genomic interval of Methanoplanus endosymbiosus:
- a CDS encoding 4Fe-4S binding protein → MAKITFTMAKRIFKSLCSGPATRRYPAVPARRYETSRGHIEINIEDCIYCGLCSRHCPAHAIEVSKPERTWQIDRARCIICNSCAEACPKDCIYMSNVYHEPVTSPILIEKIQGPEPAPKPEKKE, encoded by the coding sequence ATGGCTAAAATCACTTTTACAATGGCAAAGAGGATTTTTAAATCACTTTGCAGCGGCCCTGCAACCCGCAGGTACCCCGCTGTGCCGGCAAGGAGATATGAGACATCAAGAGGACATATTGAGATCAATATTGAGGACTGTATCTATTGCGGGCTTTGCAGCCGCCACTGTCCTGCTCATGCCATTGAGGTATCCAAACCGGAGAGGACATGGCAGATTGACAGGGCAAGGTGCATTATCTGCAATTCGTGTGCTGAGGCATGTCCTAAGGACTGTATCTATATGAGCAATGTCTATCATGAACCTGTAACTTCACCAATTCTTATTGAGAAGATACAGGGGCCTGAACCTGCACCAAAACCTGAGAAGAAAGAATAA
- a CDS encoding class 1 isoprenoid biosynthesis enzyme, with product MAVMIQAVLDNLNGYNEDESLYDVSHRYLLHDFDDLLNYGRTAYNPEIITKIIQSERRWLKKRYFIHNALKSTDKIFKTDTDSLIKYSEMYSEAINYYRYASVRDKGIIRQNKEIKAFKKDLKDKYFRFGNSGKISGNNELLDPEKLAEICCEMAGISVDDTALIKDEITEFIRNCPESYIKKGLSAKYIGSMFGVVKFGYDSKSSNLRQKIVLGSCYGITYLFDEIIDDPDYSSEEKEKYYRNISNILLSTRDDDIELSENYLMAYTENALIKMRDELPENRWKMLAKAYSAIADASLKGAEWGYGNILRDEDLYINSALKGAYTRIIPAILAEYRITEKFLVHTLRSGYIFQLPDDLRDFPEDTKNGNITAFNYYKFGANPLNHHPIEILMLAISRTSFIDYPELKDACNLYMASIFQSLKVLSEKNRTEDLCKLFSEMNIPDNETNRQLCLTGRNYNLVTDFETEIAGRCTKISLDMKKSLNDSDVR from the coding sequence GTGGCAGTAATGATTCAGGCAGTACTGGATAACCTTAACGGATATAACGAAGATGAAAGCCTGTATGATGTATCCCACAGATATCTCCTCCATGATTTTGATGATCTGCTGAATTATGGCAGGACTGCATATAATCCGGAAATTATCACTAAAATTATCCAGTCTGAGAGAAGATGGCTTAAAAAGCGGTATTTTATACACAATGCCCTAAAATCCACAGATAAAATCTTCAAAACAGATACAGACAGTCTGATAAAATATTCTGAAATGTACAGTGAAGCTATAAATTATTACAGGTATGCCTCAGTCAGGGATAAAGGAATAATCAGGCAGAATAAAGAGATTAAAGCCTTTAAAAAAGATCTGAAAGATAAATATTTCAGGTTCGGAAATTCCGGAAAGATAAGCGGAAATAATGAACTTTTAGACCCGGAAAAACTTGCTGAAATCTGCTGTGAAATGGCAGGAATCTCCGTTGATGATACCGCACTTATCAAAGATGAAATTACAGAATTTATCAGAAACTGTCCGGAATCTTACATTAAAAAAGGGCTGTCTGCAAAATATATCGGTTCTATGTTTGGAGTTGTAAAATTTGGTTATGACAGCAAAAGCAGCAATTTACGCCAAAAAATTGTTCTTGGCTCCTGCTATGGTATAACCTATCTCTTTGACGAAATCATTGATGATCCTGACTACTCTTCAGAAGAGAAAGAGAAATACTACAGAAATATTTCAAATATATTGTTGAGCACCAGAGATGATGATATAGAGTTATCTGAAAATTATCTTATGGCATATACCGAAAATGCACTGATTAAAATGCGTGATGAACTGCCGGAAAATAGATGGAAAATGCTTGCAAAGGCATATTCGGCCATTGCAGATGCTTCATTAAAAGGTGCAGAATGGGGATACGGCAATATCCTCAGAGATGAAGATCTGTATATCAACTCTGCACTGAAAGGAGCCTATACAAGAATAATACCTGCAATTCTTGCAGAATACCGGATAACCGAAAAATTTCTGGTACATACTCTTAGATCAGGATATATATTTCAGCTCCCTGACGATCTCCGTGATTTTCCGGAAGACACCAAAAATGGAAATATTACAGCTTTTAATTATTATAAATTCGGAGCAAATCCTCTGAATCACCATCCCATTGAAATTTTGATGCTGGCAATATCACGTACATCATTTATTGATTATCCGGAGTTAAAAGATGCCTGCAATCTTTATATGGCCTCTATATTTCAGTCATTAAAAGTCCTTTCTGAAAAAAACCGTACAGAAGATCTCTGTAAACTGTTTTCGGAGATGAACATCCCTGATAATGAAACAAACCGGCAGCTCTGCCTCACTGGCCGGAATTATAATCTGGTTACGGATTTTGAAACCGAAATTGCAGGCAGATGCACTAAGATTTCGCTTGATATGAAAAAAAGCCTGAATGATTCTGATGTCAGATAA
- a CDS encoding hydrogenase large subunit: MGRRTVVPFGPQHPVLPEPIHLDLVIEDEMVIEAVPSIGYVHRGLEKLVETREYKDYVYIAERICGICSFIHSLAFCQGIETIMDVEVPERAHYLRTIWSEYSRMHSHLLWMGLFADAMGFENLFMEAWRIREQVLDAMEETTGGRVIQGSCKVGGVRKDISAEKLKEMSANLDRISAEVTDMNHVFFDDSSVIHRTRGVGHLSKDDAYKLGACGPTARGCGVGIDIRETGYAAYPELDYKPVVETAGDCYSRCMVRAKEVVQSADLIQQAIAKIPDGDIDVKVRGNPDGEYFSRVEQPRGECIHYLKGNGTKYLVRERVRTPTLTNIPPLVKMLAGCELADVPVIVLTIDPCIGCAER, translated from the coding sequence ATGGGAAGAAGAACGGTTGTACCTTTTGGACCACAGCATCCTGTGCTTCCTGAGCCGATTCATCTTGATCTGGTAATCGAGGATGAGATGGTTATTGAGGCTGTGCCTTCGATTGGCTATGTTCACAGGGGACTTGAAAAGCTTGTAGAGACGAGGGAATATAAGGATTATGTCTATATTGCAGAGAGGATCTGTGGTATATGCAGTTTTATTCACAGTCTTGCTTTCTGCCAGGGTATTGAGACTATTATGGACGTTGAGGTTCCTGAAAGGGCACATTATCTGAGAACCATCTGGTCTGAGTATTCAAGGATGCACAGCCATCTTCTCTGGATGGGTCTTTTTGCTGATGCTATGGGCTTTGAGAATCTCTTTATGGAAGCCTGGAGAATCCGTGAGCAGGTGCTTGATGCGATGGAGGAGACAACCGGAGGAAGGGTTATTCAGGGTTCATGTAAGGTTGGTGGTGTCAGAAAGGACATCTCTGCTGAAAAGTTAAAGGAGATGTCAGCCAATCTTGACAGGATCTCAGCTGAGGTTACTGATATGAACCACGTCTTCTTTGATGACAGTTCTGTCATTCACAGGACGAGAGGGGTAGGCCATCTGTCAAAAGATGATGCTTATAAACTCGGTGCCTGCGGTCCTACTGCAAGGGGCTGTGGTGTTGGAATTGATATCCGCGAGACCGGATATGCAGCATATCCTGAACTTGACTATAAACCGGTTGTTGAGACTGCCGGAGACTGTTATTCACGGTGTATGGTTCGTGCAAAGGAGGTTGTCCAGTCAGCTGATCTGATTCAGCAGGCAATTGCCAAAATACCTGATGGTGACATTGATGTAAAGGTCAGGGGCAATCCTGACGGTGAGTACTTCTCAAGGGTTGAACAGCCAAGAGGAGAATGTATCCATTATCTGAAAGGAAATGGCACGAAGTATCTTGTCAGGGAGCGTGTCAGAACACCTACGCTTACCAATATTCCTCCGCTTGTGAAGATGCTTGCCGGATGTGAGCTGGCTGATGTGCCTGTAATTGTCCTTACAATCGATCCATGTATCGGTTGTGCAGAGAGGTGA
- a CDS encoding MBL fold metallo-hydrolase, protein MEVTILGTESLGVRGLCCRIKTGDRNILIDPGVALGYLRHGRLPHPCQVAVGDAVRKQILDACSEATDIVISHYHGDHLPLADANPYQIPLQDVKFRVGAKFWCKGPEGCSNVSLRRRLDLIAYLGKDDLPAAEGSGDAVVQCSLPVPHGKPGSHPGTVMMSKIRDVSDGEKSFLHASDIQLLNRESVDVIRNSEPNAVFASGPPLYLGRISADDRDLAWGNAISIAEIPSVEIFILDHHLLRSHEGFEWLKALSAETDGKIISAADFMGQKPLPLEANRDELYSRFKVPDRWHADYADGRVGFMDFVRQCKPENDLGSLKENRGIDI, encoded by the coding sequence ATGGAGGTCACAATTCTTGGCACGGAATCGCTTGGGGTTCGTGGGCTTTGCTGCCGGATAAAGACCGGAGATCGAAACATTCTGATTGATCCGGGTGTTGCGCTGGGTTATCTAAGGCACGGCCGTCTCCCGCATCCCTGTCAGGTGGCAGTCGGCGATGCAGTCAGGAAGCAGATTCTTGATGCCTGCTCTGAAGCTACTGATATTGTAATCAGTCATTATCATGGTGATCACCTGCCTCTTGCTGATGCAAACCCGTACCAGATCCCTTTGCAGGATGTCAAATTCCGTGTGGGTGCTAAGTTCTGGTGTAAAGGGCCTGAAGGTTGTTCAAATGTTTCACTAAGGAGGCGGCTGGATCTCATTGCTTATCTTGGAAAGGATGATCTGCCGGCGGCTGAAGGCAGTGGTGATGCGGTTGTGCAGTGTTCACTGCCGGTTCCGCATGGAAAACCGGGCAGCCATCCCGGAACAGTGATGATGAGTAAGATTAGGGATGTTTCTGATGGGGAGAAATCATTTCTTCATGCTTCTGATATTCAGTTGTTAAACAGGGAATCTGTTGATGTTATCCGGAATTCTGAACCAAATGCTGTTTTTGCATCCGGGCCTCCATTATATCTCGGTCGGATTTCTGCTGATGACAGAGATCTGGCATGGGGGAATGCCATTTCAATAGCTGAAATTCCGTCAGTTGAAATTTTCATTCTTGATCATCATCTGCTGCGTTCACATGAGGGTTTTGAGTGGCTAAAGGCACTGTCCGCAGAAACCGATGGAAAAATTATTTCAGCTGCGGATTTTATGGGACAAAAACCTCTCCCTCTTGAAGCTAATCGTGATGAGCTGTACAGCCGGTTTAAAGTGCCGGACAGATGGCATGCCGATTATGCAGACGGCAGGGTTGGTTTTATGGATTTTGTTCGTCAGTGTAAACCGGAGAATGATCTGGGGAGCCTAAAGGAGAACAGGGGTATTGATATCTGA
- a CDS encoding NADH-quinone oxidoreductase subunit 5 family protein, with protein sequence MLVLPNNGLRDTIVKAAAVVTCLGSIYLLFEYFGQGQVFFSIESALIDPIIVAAEVAIGLFIIGISVKHKKYLITVLAVVQLLIMGYTEIVFHPGHMSGYDLFIDEFSLIMALIIGIIGSLICVYATGYMKDYQSHHKDTPDNRPLFFFLMFLFLSAMFGIVFSNNIMWLFLFWEITTLCSFLLIAYARDEVSWKNGFWALLLNTVGGVAFAGAILFVNAYSTGNDIYLNELLKASPGVALMAAALIGFAGLTKSAQLPFSSWLVGAMVAPTPVSALLHSSTMVKAGVYVIVRFAPVFEGNLVGITFAVIGALTFLVASGIAISQSNAKKVLAYSTIANLGLVVTCAGIGTEEAVWAAILLIIFHAVAKSLLFLSVGSVEHKKGSRDIEDMGGLIATMPKIALMMLIGMAGMFLAPFGMLISKWASIHAFVSAMPPFGMLLIAIIAYGSGMTVFFWTKWMGRLIEVKSERKPLKEEASGAEMSAIYTLGGLTILACLIFPLISATMIEPYVNTVYNTASHLLSLNNMLIMLMMMVLVLLLPLSLSHFAKGRTLKGQYMGARATGDDLKFLGSMGIMKETEFSNYYFEDIFGEDKLNKIGNLMTIVLLVVLFILITLFLPLEVVM encoded by the coding sequence ATGCTGGTCCTTCCAAACAACGGACTTAGGGATACAATTGTCAAAGCAGCGGCAGTTGTAACCTGTCTTGGGTCAATATATCTTCTTTTTGAATATTTTGGTCAGGGTCAGGTATTTTTTTCTATCGAAAGTGCGCTTATAGATCCGATAATCGTTGCAGCTGAAGTTGCAATCGGTCTTTTTATCATCGGTATCAGTGTGAAACATAAAAAATATCTCATTACCGTGCTTGCTGTAGTACAGCTGCTTATTATGGGATATACAGAGATTGTCTTCCATCCGGGTCATATGTCCGGCTATGATCTCTTTATTGATGAATTTTCATTAATAATGGCTCTGATTATAGGTATAATCGGAAGCCTGATCTGTGTATATGCAACCGGATATATGAAGGACTATCAGAGCCATCATAAGGATACACCTGATAACAGGCCGTTATTTTTCTTCCTTATGTTTCTCTTCCTCTCAGCAATGTTTGGAATTGTCTTTTCAAACAATATCATGTGGTTATTCCTCTTCTGGGAGATTACAACGCTTTGTTCATTCCTGCTCATTGCATATGCAAGAGATGAGGTGTCATGGAAGAATGGTTTCTGGGCACTGCTGTTAAACACAGTCGGCGGAGTTGCATTTGCAGGGGCTATTCTCTTTGTCAATGCATATTCTACCGGAAATGATATCTACCTGAATGAACTGTTAAAAGCAAGTCCGGGAGTGGCATTGATGGCTGCGGCACTGATAGGTTTTGCAGGGCTTACAAAATCTGCCCAGCTGCCTTTCTCATCATGGCTTGTCGGTGCAATGGTTGCACCAACTCCTGTCTCTGCGCTTCTGCATTCAAGTACTATGGTTAAGGCTGGTGTGTATGTAATCGTCAGATTTGCGCCTGTTTTTGAGGGCAATCTTGTCGGAATTACATTTGCTGTCATCGGTGCACTTACATTCCTTGTCGCATCCGGAATTGCTATCAGCCAGAGTAATGCCAAGAAGGTGCTTGCATATTCTACAATTGCAAATCTTGGACTGGTTGTTACATGCGCCGGAATCGGTACTGAAGAAGCTGTATGGGCAGCAATACTGCTGATAATATTCCATGCTGTTGCAAAATCACTGCTCTTCCTCTCTGTAGGATCTGTTGAGCACAAAAAAGGTTCAAGGGATATTGAGGATATGGGCGGACTTATTGCAACAATGCCAAAGATTGCCCTTATGATGCTCATCGGAATGGCCGGAATGTTCCTTGCACCGTTTGGTATGCTTATCTCAAAGTGGGCATCTATTCATGCTTTTGTCAGTGCGATGCCACCTTTTGGAATGCTGCTGATTGCAATTATTGCCTATGGCAGTGGAATGACCGTCTTTTTCTGGACGAAATGGATGGGCAGGTTGATTGAGGTGAAGTCTGAGAGAAAGCCATTGAAGGAAGAGGCTTCCGGTGCGGAAATGTCAGCAATATATACACTTGGAGGGTTGACAATTCTTGCATGCCTGATTTTCCCGTTAATTTCTGCGACTATGATTGAACCTTATGTCAATACTGTCTATAATACGGCTTCACATCTGCTCAGCCTCAACAATATGCTGATTATGCTTATGATGATGGTCCTGGTGCTTCTCCTGCCGCTCAGCCTCTCCCACTTTGCAAAGGGAAGGACACTTAAGGGGCAGTATATGGGTGCAAGGGCAACCGGGGATGATCTGAAATTCCTTGGCAGCATGGGCATTATGAAGGAGACAGAATTTTCAAATTATTATTTTGAGGATATCTTCGGTGAGGATAAACTCAATAAAATAGGTAACCTGATGACAATTGTGCTTCTTGTGGTTCTGTTTATTCTGATAACTCTCTTTTTGCCTCTGGAGGTGGTAATGTGA
- a CDS encoding NADH-quinone oxidoreductase subunit B family protein, producing the protein MAYITKSPWIIHYDASSCNGCDIEVLACLTPLYDIERFGIINTGNPKHADVFLVTGGVNEQNRPVIKNIYDQMPKPNVVVAIGVCAISGGVFHDCYNLAGGVDKLIPVDVYVPGCAARPEAIIDGVVKALGILGKKREDMKNAGSK; encoded by the coding sequence ATGGCATATATTACAAAATCCCCGTGGATAATACATTATGATGCATCGAGCTGTAACGGCTGTGATATTGAGGTGCTCGCATGCCTGACTCCTCTTTATGATATTGAGAGGTTTGGTATCATCAATACCGGAAATCCAAAACATGCTGATGTTTTCCTGGTTACCGGCGGTGTAAACGAACAGAACAGGCCGGTTATAAAAAATATCTATGACCAGATGCCAAAGCCCAATGTGGTTGTGGCAATCGGTGTCTGTGCAATCTCCGGAGGGGTATTTCATGACTGCTACAATCTCGCCGGAGGTGTGGACAAGCTTATTCCTGTGGATGTTTATGTTCCCGGATGTGCTGCCAGACCTGAGGCTATTATTGACGGTGTCGTGAAGGCTCTGGGTATTCTTGGAAAGAAGAGAGAAGATATGAAGAATGCAGGGAGCAAATGA
- a CDS encoding transcriptional regulator FilR1 domain-containing protein: protein MMLTPNENVLQYRDIVCRIFCPESVSIVLNFPEITSDGLNNPYTEDFISDKMSANAVCLADFLILKRDDDKYFLTKFGAVLRSKYFSLLSELNGREKAVCSDISSGDIDLLSGYLLSVYDGEDSDRLQMGLISADMIPGSRREELLYDIYNLVILIVENPEYFMIHSYDTLPDFSIEKMGMLRSASLICDPTVNYKQNLNYYHKLLKEADHIHGISTWGTADISGTMIDCLNSGAEIELVISEELALMLINPPYFNNIDEYRYFEKLKFFVTDEIIPVGLTVTDKKLSLGFFLNDRETYDSIYDFICQSDSCLKWSEELFSYYKERSVKYEEFISLNGHL from the coding sequence ATGATGCTGACACCGAATGAAAATGTTCTTCAATACCGGGATATTGTATGCAGGATTTTTTGTCCGGAATCTGTATCTATTGTTCTTAATTTTCCGGAAATCACCTCTGACGGCTTAAACAATCCATATACTGAAGATTTTATCTCTGATAAGATGTCAGCTAATGCGGTCTGTCTTGCAGATTTTCTGATTCTGAAAAGAGATGATGATAAATATTTCCTGACTAAATTTGGTGCTGTTCTTAGATCTAAGTATTTTTCCCTGTTGTCTGAACTTAACGGCAGGGAAAAAGCTGTGTGCAGTGATATATCTTCAGGAGATATTGATCTTCTCTCCGGTTATTTACTGTCTGTCTATGACGGAGAAGATTCTGATCGGTTACAGATGGGGCTGATTTCGGCGGATATGATTCCCGGATCTAGAAGAGAAGAATTGTTATATGACATATATAATCTTGTCATCCTGATTGTAGAAAATCCGGAATATTTTATGATCCATAGTTATGACACTCTCCCTGATTTTTCCATTGAGAAGATGGGTATGCTGCGCAGCGCCAGTCTGATATGTGATCCAACAGTAAATTATAAACAGAATCTTAATTATTATCATAAACTGTTAAAGGAGGCAGATCATATCCACGGAATTTCAACCTGGGGTACGGCTGACATCAGCGGCACTATGATTGACTGCCTGAATTCCGGTGCTGAAATAGAGCTGGTTATATCCGAAGAACTTGCATTAATGCTCATAAACCCTCCTTATTTCAACAATATTGATGAGTACCGGTATTTTGAGAAACTGAAATTTTTTGTGACCGATGAGATAATTCCTGTTGGCCTTACGGTTACTGATAAAAAACTGTCCCTTGGATTTTTTTTAAATGACAGGGAAACATATGACTCAATCTATGATTTTATCTGTCAGTCTGATTCCTGCCTTAAATGGAGTGAGGAATTATTTTCATATTATAAAGAGAGATCAGTTAAATATGAGGAATTTATAAGTCTGAACGGGCATCTTTGA
- a CDS encoding NADH-quinone oxidoreductase subunit C has translation MAIEDQLLRDISVEELLSEVKKKSDDGYRLVQMGCTRIDKIFEINYSFEKDYKFENLRITISGDTVVPSISDSYWGSFIYENEMHDLYDIKVKGMNIDFNGYLFKTSVPHPFNNDNITVKKVPSKKKNDGGEK, from the coding sequence ATGGCAATTGAAGATCAGTTATTGAGGGATATTTCAGTAGAGGAGCTTTTGAGCGAGGTTAAGAAGAAGTCTGATGACGGCTACCGCCTTGTCCAGATGGGATGCACAAGGATCGATAAGATTTTTGAGATAAATTACTCCTTTGAGAAGGACTATAAATTTGAAAACCTGAGAATTACAATATCCGGAGATACGGTTGTTCCAAGTATTTCAGATTCTTACTGGGGTTCTTTTATCTATGAAAATGAGATGCATGATCTCTATGATATAAAAGTTAAAGGCATGAATATTGACTTTAACGGTTATCTCTTTAAGACAAGCGTTCCGCATCCATTTAATAACGATAATATTACAGTAAAGAAAGTTCCTTCAAAGAAGAAAAATGACGGAGGTGAGAAGTAA
- a CDS encoding NADH-quinone oxidoreductase subunit H — MSFTQFIFDNPWIGVLLFIILSPFVGGIIFGLDRIVTARMQGRVGPPVLQPVYDILKLLEKEKMVVHESQNFWIFGYLVFIIITGALFFAGSDILLVIFALTLAHVFLILGAFSSGSPYAHIGAERELIQLMAVEPMIIIAAVGFYEVTKSFNTSDILAFSDPLILTLPGIFIGFVYILTVKLRKSPFDISTSHHAHQELVKGLNTEFAGSTLAMVELAHLYETVFLLGFLFLFFGMAAPIVGIIVIAIIYLIEIFVDNATARVKWGFMFKSCWIITAVAGVLNLMALYII, encoded by the coding sequence GTGAGCTTTACTCAGTTTATATTTGATAATCCGTGGATCGGCGTTCTGCTGTTTATTATACTCTCACCATTTGTTGGGGGTATCATATTCGGGCTTGACAGAATTGTTACTGCAAGAATGCAGGGAAGGGTAGGCCCTCCTGTGCTTCAGCCTGTATATGATATTCTCAAGCTTTTAGAGAAAGAAAAGATGGTTGTGCATGAATCACAGAATTTCTGGATATTTGGCTATCTTGTATTTATTATAATTACAGGTGCGCTCTTCTTTGCCGGAAGTGACATTCTTCTGGTGATATTTGCGCTCACACTGGCTCACGTATTCCTGATACTTGGAGCATTCTCATCGGGATCTCCGTATGCACATATCGGTGCTGAACGTGAACTGATTCAGTTAATGGCAGTTGAACCTATGATAATCATTGCAGCTGTCGGATTTTATGAAGTCACAAAATCATTTAACACATCTGATATTCTGGCTTTCAGTGACCCGCTGATTCTGACACTTCCGGGAATATTCATTGGATTTGTCTATATCCTGACAGTTAAACTGAGGAAATCTCCGTTTGATATTTCCACATCACACCATGCCCACCAGGAGCTTGTAAAGGGACTGAATACTGAATTTGCCGGATCAACACTTGCAATGGTTGAACTTGCTCATCTGTATGAGACGGTGTTTCTCTTGGGTTTCCTCTTCCTCTTCTTTGGAATGGCTGCCCCGATAGTCGGAATTATCGTTATTGCAATAATATATCTCATTGAGATTTTTGTTGACAATGCAACAGCAAGGGTAAAATGGGGCTTTATGTTTAAGAGCTGCTGGATTATCACTGCTGTGGCCGGAGTTTTGAACCTTATGGCTCTGTATATCATCTGA
- a CDS encoding methyltransferase domain-containing protein yields MNKSKGKSRITTFLGPVESLESYVRAEWWREIFNANYLRTDGDVVDDNEITSKETESFISLMDISKDDIILDLCCGQGRHSVELAARGFKNLYGLDRSHYLINRAKKQSAKDGYSINFREGDARKLSYSTDTFDCIIIPGNSFGYFESCDDDKKVLLEVFRTLKPGGKLLLDVSDGDYLKENFTPRSWEWIDRNYFVCRERSLSSDNERLVTREVITHVSKGVIADQFYAERLYNPEMISSMLKECGFKNIRIHEPIITESQRMQDLGMMARRLIITSSVEKEWSPKKKQANKKRSVIVIMGDPELEDKVKPLCKFDDDDFKTISQLKDALSGLKNYKFTYVNSHKNLMSYLIKNKNRFEFALNLCDEGFSNDPKKELHIPALLEMLDIEYSGGNPQCLAYCYDKSLVRGIAKELDIPVPKAFMINPEDSSFIEFPIQFPIIVKPNFGDSGVGITKESICSDVNELQDAILNVRRISGAEKPILVEEFLNGKDISVGIIGNLPDEYIVLPVIEEDYSALPEDLPKVCGYEAKWDPESPYWNLKSIKADLPEDVLRFLTASCIRLYARLGCRDYARFDWRLDKNGTPRLLEANPNPGWCWDGHLAKMAGFAGMDYQDMLESIMISTEKRIFPDNEEIESKETPEMNPVTNLFPEELSL; encoded by the coding sequence ATGAATAAATCGAAAGGTAAATCCAGAATCACTACATTTCTTGGTCCGGTTGAAAGCCTTGAAAGTTATGTCCGGGCAGAATGGTGGAGAGAGATATTCAATGCCAATTATCTCAGAACAGACGGTGATGTTGTTGATGACAATGAAATTACATCAAAAGAGACTGAGAGCTTTATCTCTCTGATGGATATCTCAAAAGATGATATAATTCTTGATCTATGCTGTGGACAGGGCCGGCATTCAGTTGAGCTTGCAGCAAGGGGTTTTAAAAATCTCTATGGTCTTGACAGATCTCATTATCTGATAAACAGGGCAAAAAAACAGTCTGCAAAAGATGGCTACAGCATTAACTTCAGGGAAGGCGATGCAAGAAAGCTTTCCTATTCCACTGACACATTTGACTGTATTATTATTCCGGGAAACAGCTTTGGATATTTTGAGTCATGCGATGACGACAAAAAAGTCCTGCTTGAAGTATTCAGAACACTAAAACCCGGCGGTAAATTACTTCTGGATGTATCAGACGGAGATTATCTGAAAGAAAATTTCACACCGAGAAGCTGGGAATGGATAGACAGAAATTATTTTGTATGCAGGGAAAGGTCACTATCTTCCGATAATGAAAGGCTTGTAACCCGTGAGGTTATCACTCATGTCAGCAAGGGGGTAATAGCTGACCAGTTCTATGCGGAACGGCTTTACAACCCTGAAATGATCTCTTCCATGCTTAAAGAATGCGGTTTTAAAAATATCCGGATACATGAACCCATTATAACAGAATCACAGAGAATGCAGGATCTCGGTATGATGGCACGCCGCCTCATCATAACTTCATCTGTAGAGAAAGAGTGGTCACCTAAGAAGAAACAGGCCAATAAAAAAAGATCAGTAATTGTGATTATGGGTGACCCGGAACTGGAAGATAAGGTAAAACCTCTCTGCAAATTCGATGACGATGATTTTAAGACTATTTCCCAGCTGAAAGATGCACTTTCCGGTCTTAAGAATTATAAATTCACCTATGTAAACAGCCATAAAAATCTCATGAGTTACCTCATCAAAAACAAAAACAGGTTTGAATTTGCATTAAATTTATGTGATGAAGGTTTTTCAAATGACCCAAAAAAAGAGCTGCATATCCCTGCATTACTTGAAATGCTGGATATAGAATACTCCGGCGGAAACCCTCAGTGTCTTGCATACTGCTATGACAAATCCCTTGTGCGTGGTATTGCAAAGGAGCTTGATATACCTGTTCCAAAAGCATTCATGATAAACCCCGAAGACAGTTCATTTATTGAATTCCCAATACAATTTCCGATAATAGTCAAACCAAATTTTGGAGATTCAGGTGTTGGAATAACAAAAGAGAGCATATGCAGTGATGTGAATGAACTTCAGGATGCAATACTCAATGTCAGAAGAATTTCCGGAGCGGAAAAACCAATTCTTGTTGAGGAATTCTTAAACGGAAAAGATATCAGCGTAGGCATAATAGGCAATCTTCCGGATGAATACATCGTTCTCCCCGTAATAGAAGAGGATTATTCTGCACTTCCTGAGGACCTGCCAAAAGTCTGCGGTTATGAGGCAAAATGGGATCCTGAAAGTCCATACTGGAATCTAAAATCAATTAAGGCTGATCTTCCTGAAGATGTATTGAGATTCCTTACAGCCAGCTGTATCAGGCTGTATGCAAGGCTTGGCTGCCGCGATTATGCCCGTTTTGACTGGCGACTCGATAAAAACGGTACTCCAAGGCTTCTTGAAGCCAATCCCAATCCTGGCTGGTGCTGGGACGGACATCTGGCAAAGATGGCAGGATTTGCAGGAATGGACTATCAGGATATGCTGGAAAGCATAATGATAAGTACTGAAAAACGGATATTTCCGGACAATGAAGAGATAGAATCCAAAGAAACACCGGAAATGAATCCGGTTACAAATTTATTTCCGGAAGAACTTAGCCTGTAA